A single window of Brevundimonas vitisensis DNA harbors:
- a CDS encoding NifU family protein, which produces MFIQTEPTPNPNVLKFLPGRDVAPEGPIEFRSIDEATASALAETLFQLEGVEGVFYGSDHISVTRVAQGPEWVQMKAPILAAIMDHFVSGEPLMRGTAGSADGHAGGGDDSEIVVEIKALLDSRIRPAVAQDGGDILFDAFDEASGVLSLRMRGACAGCPSSSATLKAGVEQMMRHYVPEVTRVEQVL; this is translated from the coding sequence ATGTTCATCCAGACCGAACCAACCCCGAACCCGAACGTCCTGAAATTCCTGCCCGGTCGGGACGTCGCGCCCGAGGGGCCCATCGAGTTCCGCTCGATCGACGAAGCCACTGCGTCTGCCCTGGCCGAGACTCTGTTTCAGCTGGAGGGGGTGGAGGGCGTCTTCTATGGCTCCGACCACATCTCGGTGACCCGCGTGGCCCAGGGCCCGGAGTGGGTGCAGATGAAGGCCCCGATCCTGGCGGCCATCATGGACCATTTCGTCTCGGGCGAGCCTCTGATGCGCGGGACGGCCGGGTCTGCGGACGGCCACGCCGGTGGGGGAGACGACAGCGAGATCGTCGTCGAGATCAAGGCCCTGCTGGATAGCCGGATCCGCCCGGCCGTCGCCCAGGATGGCGGCGACATCCTGTTTGATGCCTTCGACGAGGCGTCAGGCGTTCTGTCGCTGCGGATGCGCGGTGCCTGTGCCGGCTGCCCGTCCTCGTCTGCCACGCTGAAGGCCGGGGTCGAGCAGATGATGCGCCACTATGTGCCCGAGGTGACCCGGGTCGAGCAGGTTCTCTGA